The Pseudoxanthomonas sp. genome segment TCTGCCGGCCCATGCCGTTCTCGCCACGCTGGGCGCGGAACTGGGTCTGGTGGCGGAAATCGACCAGCGTGTTGAGGTTCTCGTCGGCCTGCAGCCAGACGCTGCCGCCGTTGCCGCCGTCACCCCCGTCCGGCCCACCCAGCGGAATGAACTTCTCGCGGCGGAACCCCACGCAACCGTTGCCGCCGTTGCCGGCGCCTACCAGGATTTCTGCTTCGTCTACGAGTTTCATGGGGGCGTGATTCGTGATGGGGTGATTCGTGATGGGGAAACGCCCCGACGGCGGGATGGCCACGTCGATGGGCGGCAATACGGTGCCGGGAGGCTAGGAACGGAACACGCTGGCGGATCACTCTTCACGAATCACCAATCCCGGCTTCATCAAACGAAAAGCCCCGCACGCGGCGGGGCCCTTCGCTCGGCGTGTGCGAAAGCCTCAGGCTTCCGTCACCACGCTCACGGTGCGGCGCTTCTTGGCGCCCTTGACCGAGAACTCGACCTTGCCGTCGACCAGCGCGAACAGCGTGTGGTCGCGACCCAGGCCGACGCCCGGACCCGGATGGAACTGGGTGCCGCGCTGGCGGATGATGATGTTGCCCGCATCGATCGCCTGACCACCGAAGACCTTGACGCCCAGCATCTTCGGATTGGAGTCGCGGCCGTTGCGCGAGGAACCTACGCCCTTTTTATGTGCCATGACTGCTTCTCCTTACTTGGTGATGCCGGTGATTTCGATTTCGGTGTAGTGCTGCCGGTGACCCTGGCGCTTCATGTGGTGCTTGCGGCGGCGGAACTTGATGATGCGCACCTTGTCGGCGCGGCCATGGCCGACCACCTTCGCGGTGACGCTGGCGCCCTTCAGGGCGTCGCCCAGGCTGATGGTCTCGCCATCGCCCAGCATCAGGATGTTGTCGAAGGTGATCTCGTTGCCGGCTTCGGCCTCGAGCTTCTCGACGCGGAGCGTCTCGCCCTTCATCACGCGGTACTGCTTACCGCCCGTGACTACGACTGCGTACATGTGGATTCCTTGGTTTCTGTAGTTATTTTCTGGAGCCTGTCCGCCATCGAGGCGAACAGAAGCGGAATTGTAGTGGATTCATGGAGTTAGGGTCAACCCTGCGCCTGCTCTTCTTTGGGCTTGCGGCCTCCCCGCCCCGGATTCCGGACAGGATCTGTCCGCATCGGAGTGCACACTGCTGCGCATGGCGCCCGCCGGCGGCGCCACTCGCCGGGGCGCTCCATTGTAAATCAATGACTTGAATCGATTCCTGTGGCGTCGTTTCCGCCTTCCGCTACCGGGGGGATATCCCGTCGGTCGGCCTGGCATTCGACGGCTGGCGACGCCAACGAGACTGACCGCCCACCCACCCGACCCCGCCGCTTCGCTGGCATTGCCGGTATTTGCCCCCACCTAGGCAGACCGCTACGCTTCCTTGTTCGCTTTCCGGACCCCCACCCGATGGCCATGGACTTCATCCGCATCCGCGGAGCCCGTACCCACAACCTCAAGAACATCGATCTCGACCTGCCGCGCGACAAACTGATCGTGATCACCGGCCTGTCCGGCTCCGGCAAGTCGTCGCTGGCGTTCGACACCATCTACGCCGAAGGCCAGCGCCGCTACGTGGAATCGCTGTCGGCATATGCGCGGCAGTTCCTGAGCGTGATGGAGAAGCCCGACGTTGACCACATCGAGGGCCTGTCGCCGGCGATCTCGATCGAGCAGAAGTCGACCAGCCACAACCCGCGCTCCACCGTCGGCACGATCACCGAGATCTACGACTACCTGCGCCTGCTCTACGCGCGCGTCGGCCTGCCGCGCTGCCCGGACCACGGCTATCCGCTGGAGGCGCAGACGGTCAGCCAGATGGTCGACCAGGTGCTGGCGCTCGATGGCGAGCAGCGCTTCATGCTGCTGGCGCCGGTGATCCGCGAGCGCAAGGGCGAGCACGCGCAGGTCTTCGACCAGCTGCGCGCGCAGGGTTTCGTGCGCGTGCGCGTGGATGGCGAGCTGTACGAGATCGACGCGGTGCCACCGCTGGCGCTGCGCCAGAAGCACACGATCGAAGCGGTGATCGACCGTTTCCGTCCGCGCGAGGACCTCAAGCAGCGCCTGGCAGAGAGTTTCGAGACCGCGCTGAAGCTCGGCGACGGCATGGCCCAGGTGATGTCGCTCGACCAGCCGGAATCCGCACCGCTGCTGTTTTCGTCGAAGTATTCCTGCCCGGTCTGCGATTACTCGCTGCCGGAACTGGAACCGCGGCTGTTCTCGTTCAACTCGCCGGTCGGCGCCTGTCCGACGTGCGACGGCCTGGGCGTGGCGCAGTTCTTCGACCCGTCGCGTGTCGTCGTGCATCCGGAACTGTCGCTGGCGGCCGGCGCCGTGCGCGGCTGGGACCGCCGCAATGCGTACTACTTCCAGCTGATCGCCTCGCTCGCGAAGCATTACCAGTTCGACACGGACGCCCCTTGGCAATCGCTGCCCGAGAAAGTGCAGCAGGCCGTGCTGTACGGCAGCGGCGAAGACGTCATCACGTTCACCTACCTCACCGAGTCGGGCGGCCGCACGCAGCGCAAGCACCGCTTCGAAGGCATCGTGCCCAACCTGGAGCGCCGTTACCGCGAGACCGAGTCGCCGGCGGTGCGCGAGGAACTGGCGAAGTACATCAGCGACCGTCCCTGCCCGGACTGCCTGGGCGCACGCCTCAACAAGTCCGCGCGCAACGTCTTCGTCGCCGACCGTCCGTTGCCGTCGCTCGTCGTGCTGCCGGTGGACGAGGCGCTGGCATTCTTCCGCAGCCTCGATCTGCCCGGCTGGCGCGGCGAGATCGCCGCCAAGATCGTCAAGGAAATCGCCGAACGCCTGGGTTTCCTGGTCGATGTCGGCCTCGATTATCTGACCCTGGAGCGCAAGGCCGACACGCTGTCCGGCGGCGAAGCGCAGCGCATCCGCCTGGCTTCGCAGATCGGCGCAGGGCTGGTCGGCGTGATGTACGTGCTCGACGAGCCGAGCATCGGCCTGCACCAGCGCGACAACGAGCGCCTGCTCGGCACGCTGACCCGCCTGCGCGATCTCGGCAACACGGTGATCGTGGTCGAGCACGATGAAGACGCCATCCGCCTGGCGGACTACGTGCTCGACATCGGTCCGGGTGCGGGCGTGCACGGCGGCGAGATCGTCGGCCAGGGCACCCTGCAGGACCTGCTGGAGGCACCGCGTTCGCTGACCGGCCAGTACCTGTCGGGCAAGCGCCGGATCGAGGTGCCGAAGGCCCGCCACAAGGCCAACCCGAAGATGACGCTGCACCTGCGCGGCGCCACCGGCAACAACCTGAAGGATGTGGACCTGGACATTCCTTCGGGGCTGTTCACCTGCATCACCGGCGTGTCGGGCTCCGGCAAGTCGACGCTGATCAACGACACGCTGTATACGCTGGCCGCCAACGAGATCAACGGCGCGTCGCACAAGCCGGCGCCGTACCGCGAGGTGACCGGCCTGGACCTGTTCGACAAGGTGGTCGACATCGACCAGTCGCCGATCGGACGCACGCCGCGTTCCAATCCCGCGACCTACACCGGCCTGTTCACCCCGCTGCGCGAACTGTATGCGCAGGTGCCCGAGGCGCGCGCGCGTGGCTATTCGCCGGGCCGCTTCAGCTTCAACGTGCGCGGCGGCCGCTGCGAGGCCTGCCAGGGCGACGGCATGATCAAGGTGGAGATGCACTTCCTGCCGGACGTCTACGTGCCCTGCGATGTCTGCCACGGCAAGCGCTACAACCGCGAGACGCTGGAGATCCTCTACAAGGGCTACAACATCAACGACGTGCTGGAGATGACGGTCGAGGATGCGCTGACCCTGTTCGAACCGGTGCCGTCGATCGCGCGCAAGCTGGAAACGCTGATGGACGTGGGCCTGAGCTACATCAAGCTGGGCCAGAGCGCGACCACGCTGTCCGGTGGCGAAGCGCAGCGCGTGAAGCTGTCGAAGGAACTCTCGCGCCGCGACACCGGCCGCACGCTGTACATCCTCGACGAGCCGACCACCGGCCTGCACTTCCACGACATCGAGCACCTGCTGGCCGTGCTGCACAAGCTGCGCGACGAGGGCAACACCATCGTGGTGATCGAGCACAACCTGGACGTCATCAAAACGGCGGACTGGGTGGTGGACCTGGGGCCGGAAGGTGGCCACCGCGGTGGGCAGATCCTTGCGACGGGTACGCCGGAAGACATCGCGGCGCACCCGGATTCGCACACGGGCCGCTTCTTGGCCAAGCTGCTGCCGGAATCGAAGACGCCCAAGGCCAGCAAGCCGGCGGCGGTCGCCAAGCCCGACGTGCTGCCGCCCCGCAAGTCCGCAAGCAAGACCGCCAAGAAGACCTCCAAGACCACGAGCAGGAAGGCCGCACGATGAGCGACACCCACGACCCCGGCCGCAAGCTGCTGGCGAAGATCCCGATCAGCGTGCGCTGGCGCGACATGGACAGCATGGGCCACGTCAACAACGCCAAGTACATCTCGTATCTGGAGGAGGCGCGCGTGCGCTGGATGCTGACCGTGCCGGACGTGTCGATGACCGACCGCATCGCTCCGGTCGTGGCGGCCAACAACATCAACTACAAGCGCCCGCTGACCTGGCCGAACGACGTGGTGGTGGAACTCTATGTCGACCGGCTGGGCACCAGCAGCGTCACCATCGGCCACCGCATCGTGTCGGCCAAGGACGACAGCGTGCTGTACTCGGACGGCAACGTCGTGGTCGTCTGGATGGACACGCAGACCGGGCACAGCGCGCCGTTGCCGGCGGCGATCCGGGCGGTGTCGGAGTAATCGAGTATTAGGTTCCCTGTAGGAGCGACGTAAGTCGCGACCGGAAACTCCAGCAGCCACGGACTGCCCGGCTATCCAGCCAACGTCGACCACACCGCCCATGCCCTGCTGTCCTGTCGCTTGTGATCTGCGGTCGCGACCTACGTCGCTCCTACAACAAGCTGACGGATCTCAGGGCGAGGATGTGCGCACTTCGAACTGCACCGGCAGCGAGCGGCCATCGGCCAGCTTGAGCGTGATCACCGGCTTCTCCCCGGCACTCAGCGGCTGGTAGGGACCGTGCAGCATCAGGTGCAGGCCACCCGGCTTCAGCTCGACCGCCTTGCCCGGCGCGATGGGCAACGCGGCCACTGCGCGCATGCGGCTGACACCGTTCTCTTCGCGCGTTTCATGCAGCGACACATCATCGAAGGCGAGGCTTTCCGCACCCACGATGCTGAGTGGCGCCTTGCACGGATTCTCGATCCGTACGAAGCCGGCCATCATCGGCATCGCGACCGGCGGCAGGCGGATCCACGCCGCCCTGGTGACCGGCAGGCATTCGGCAGCCTGGACGGCGCCCGCGGACATCAACAGCATCAGCGACAGGCACAGCGTTTCGATACGACGGTTCATGCGCCTATGATACCGGCCTGACTTCACGGAGCGGATGAATGACGGGCCTCATCGACACCCTCGACCACGGCGACATCCGCGAGATCCGGCTGGCGCGCCCGCCGGTCAATGCCCTCAATACCGAGCTGTGCCGGGCGCTGATCGACGCGCTCAGCACCGCGCTGGACCAGGGCGTGCGCGGCATCGTGCTGG includes the following:
- the rpmA gene encoding 50S ribosomal protein L27, which produces MAHKKGVGSSRNGRDSNPKMLGVKVFGGQAIDAGNIIIRQRGTQFHPGPGVGLGRDHTLFALVDGKVEFSVKGAKKRRTVSVVTEA
- the rplU gene encoding 50S ribosomal protein L21 encodes the protein MYAVVVTGGKQYRVMKGETLRVEKLEAEAGNEITFDNILMLGDGETISLGDALKGASVTAKVVGHGRADKVRIIKFRRRKHHMKRQGHRQHYTEIEITGITK
- the uvrA gene encoding excinuclease ABC subunit UvrA, with product MAMDFIRIRGARTHNLKNIDLDLPRDKLIVITGLSGSGKSSLAFDTIYAEGQRRYVESLSAYARQFLSVMEKPDVDHIEGLSPAISIEQKSTSHNPRSTVGTITEIYDYLRLLYARVGLPRCPDHGYPLEAQTVSQMVDQVLALDGEQRFMLLAPVIRERKGEHAQVFDQLRAQGFVRVRVDGELYEIDAVPPLALRQKHTIEAVIDRFRPREDLKQRLAESFETALKLGDGMAQVMSLDQPESAPLLFSSKYSCPVCDYSLPELEPRLFSFNSPVGACPTCDGLGVAQFFDPSRVVVHPELSLAAGAVRGWDRRNAYYFQLIASLAKHYQFDTDAPWQSLPEKVQQAVLYGSGEDVITFTYLTESGGRTQRKHRFEGIVPNLERRYRETESPAVREELAKYISDRPCPDCLGARLNKSARNVFVADRPLPSLVVLPVDEALAFFRSLDLPGWRGEIAAKIVKEIAERLGFLVDVGLDYLTLERKADTLSGGEAQRIRLASQIGAGLVGVMYVLDEPSIGLHQRDNERLLGTLTRLRDLGNTVIVVEHDEDAIRLADYVLDIGPGAGVHGGEIVGQGTLQDLLEAPRSLTGQYLSGKRRIEVPKARHKANPKMTLHLRGATGNNLKDVDLDIPSGLFTCITGVSGSGKSTLINDTLYTLAANEINGASHKPAPYREVTGLDLFDKVVDIDQSPIGRTPRSNPATYTGLFTPLRELYAQVPEARARGYSPGRFSFNVRGGRCEACQGDGMIKVEMHFLPDVYVPCDVCHGKRYNRETLEILYKGYNINDVLEMTVEDALTLFEPVPSIARKLETLMDVGLSYIKLGQSATTLSGGEAQRVKLSKELSRRDTGRTLYILDEPTTGLHFHDIEHLLAVLHKLRDEGNTIVVIEHNLDVIKTADWVVDLGPEGGHRGGQILATGTPEDIAAHPDSHTGRFLAKLLPESKTPKASKPAAVAKPDVLPPRKSASKTAKKTSKTTSRKAAR
- a CDS encoding thioesterase family protein, which translates into the protein MSDTHDPGRKLLAKIPISVRWRDMDSMGHVNNAKYISYLEEARVRWMLTVPDVSMTDRIAPVVAANNINYKRPLTWPNDVVVELYVDRLGTSSVTIGHRIVSAKDDSVLYSDGNVVVVWMDTQTGHSAPLPAAIRAVSE
- a CDS encoding copper chaperone PCu(A)C, which produces MNRRIETLCLSLMLLMSAGAVQAAECLPVTRAAWIRLPPVAMPMMAGFVRIENPCKAPLSIVGAESLAFDDVSLHETREENGVSRMRAVAALPIAPGKAVELKPGGLHLMLHGPYQPLSAGEKPVITLKLADGRSLPVQFEVRTSSP